Proteins from a genomic interval of Chryseobacterium indologenes:
- a CDS encoding WG repeat-containing protein encodes MVNMKNILNVLCIFISVFVFSQTKSVKKITVKNTPKTSIKKGNLITKPNPDLVVIHKDLPVLIPKKKDGKFGYVNQNGKFIIQPEYHIAVFFFEDCNLLNSPNEKVRKFGTSDYATVEKDMISYRIDQSGKRVYQFKDSDFGKCKFEEYKQQLFQAYVLNGFYGVIEKSKFFNEADYRQYQIYPQYQYLYIMEGDDVSDPMIVASNNDKFGVIDVNNKIIIPFEYSNIKRNFSWKLGRMFEVTKDGKNYYYIDARNKTY; translated from the coding sequence ATGGTGAATATGAAAAATATCCTGAATGTTTTGTGTATTTTTATTTCGGTTTTCGTTTTCTCGCAGACCAAATCTGTGAAGAAAATAACGGTGAAAAATACGCCTAAAACCAGTATTAAAAAAGGCAATTTAATAACGAAGCCTAATCCTGATCTCGTAGTGATTCATAAAGATCTTCCGGTTTTAATTCCGAAAAAGAAAGACGGAAAATTTGGCTATGTCAATCAAAACGGGAAATTCATCATTCAGCCTGAGTATCATATCGCCGTGTTCTTTTTTGAAGATTGTAATCTTTTAAACTCTCCCAATGAGAAAGTTCGAAAGTTCGGAACAAGTGATTATGCTACGGTGGAAAAAGATATGATCTCCTATCGTATTGATCAATCCGGAAAAAGAGTGTATCAGTTTAAAGACTCAGACTTCGGGAAATGTAAGTTTGAAGAGTATAAGCAACAATTGTTTCAGGCCTATGTTTTGAACGGCTTTTACGGAGTCATTGAAAAGTCAAAATTTTTTAATGAAGCAGATTACAGACAATACCAGATTTATCCGCAATATCAATATTTATACATCATGGAAGGAGATGATGTGTCAGACCCGATGATTGTAGCTTCCAACAATGATAAATTTGGAGTGATTGATGTGAATAACAAGATTATCATTCCTTTTGAATACTCCAATATTAAAAGAAATTTCAGCTGGAAACTGGGACGAATGTTTGAAGTAACCAAAGACGGAAAAAATTATTATTATATCGATGCACGTAATAAAACATACTAG
- a CDS encoding bifunctional aconitate hydratase 2/2-methylisocitrate dehydratase yields MNYKDYIKEIEERKDQGLHPKPIDGAELLSEIIAQIKDSGNADRSDSLKFFIYNTLPGTTSAAGVKAKFLKEIILGESVVEEISPAFAFELLSHMKGGPSIEVLLDLALGNDPAIAKEAAEVLKTQVFLYEADTNRLKEAFNNGNEIAQQIIESYAKAEFFTKLPEVAEEIKVVTYIAGEGDISTDLLSPGNQAHSRSDRELHGKCMITPQAQEEIKALQAQHPDASVMLIAEKGTMGVGSSRMSGVNNVALWTGKQASPYVPFVNFAPIVGGTNGISPIFLTTVDVTGGIGIDLKNWVKKVDENGNVVRNENGEVVLEEAYSVATGTVLTINTKTKKLYNGDQELIDISRSFTPQKMEFIKAGGSYAIVFGKKLQTFAADLLGVEAPQVFAPSKEISNEGQGLTAVEKIFNRNAVGSTPGKVLHAGSDVRVKVNIVGSQDTTGLMTSQELESMAATVISPIVDGAYQSGCHTASVWDKKAQANIPKLMKFMNDFGLITARDPKGEYHAMTDVIHKVLNDITVDEWAIIIGGDSHTRMSKGVAFGADSGTVALALATGEASMPIPESVKVTFKGEMKPHMDFRDVVHATQAQMLKQFGGENVFQGRIIEVHIGTLPADQAFTFTDWTAEMKAKASINISEDNTLIESLEIAKGRIQIMIDKGMDNHNKVLQGLIDKANKRIEEIRSGEKPALTPDSNAKYYAEVVVDLDVIVEPMIADPDVNNDDVSKRYTHDTIRDLSYYGGEKKVDLGFVGSCMVHKGDLKIVSQMLRNLEKQQGKVEFNAPLVVAAPTYNIIDELKAEGDWELLEKYSGFEFNDNAPKGEARTEYENVMYLERPGCNLCMGNQEKAAKGDTVLATSTRLFQGRVVEDSERKKGESLLASTPVVVLSAIIGRIPSIEEYKAAVEGIDLTTFVPSIKELTSTHAH; encoded by the coding sequence ATGAATTATAAGGATTACATCAAAGAGATTGAAGAAAGAAAAGACCAGGGGCTTCATCCAAAGCCAATTGATGGTGCTGAATTATTAAGCGAGATCATCGCACAAATTAAAGATTCAGGTAATGCAGATCGATCGGATTCTCTTAAATTTTTCATCTACAACACTCTGCCGGGAACAACAAGCGCTGCAGGAGTTAAAGCTAAATTTTTAAAAGAAATCATTCTCGGTGAATCCGTAGTAGAAGAAATATCTCCGGCTTTTGCCTTTGAATTATTATCCCACATGAAAGGGGGCCCTTCTATCGAAGTATTGTTGGATCTTGCCTTAGGAAACGATCCGGCCATTGCTAAAGAAGCGGCTGAAGTCCTTAAAACACAGGTTTTCCTTTATGAAGCGGACACCAACCGTTTGAAGGAAGCCTTCAACAACGGTAACGAAATCGCTCAGCAGATTATCGAAAGCTACGCAAAAGCTGAATTCTTCACCAAACTTCCTGAAGTAGCTGAAGAAATCAAAGTGGTTACTTATATTGCAGGTGAGGGAGATATTTCAACAGATTTACTTTCTCCGGGAAACCAGGCGCACTCCAGATCAGACCGTGAACTTCACGGAAAATGTATGATCACGCCTCAGGCACAGGAAGAGATCAAAGCTTTACAAGCTCAGCATCCTGATGCGAGCGTAATGCTTATTGCTGAAAAAGGAACAATGGGAGTGGGTTCTTCAAGAATGTCAGGAGTAAATAACGTTGCTCTCTGGACAGGAAAACAAGCAAGCCCATATGTACCATTCGTGAATTTTGCTCCGATTGTAGGAGGTACCAACGGTATCTCTCCAATTTTCCTAACCACGGTAGATGTTACAGGTGGTATCGGAATTGACCTTAAAAACTGGGTTAAAAAAGTTGATGAAAACGGGAACGTTGTTCGTAATGAAAATGGTGAGGTAGTTCTTGAAGAAGCGTATTCTGTAGCTACAGGAACTGTTTTAACAATCAATACAAAAACAAAAAAATTATACAATGGCGATCAGGAATTAATTGATATTTCCAGATCTTTCACGCCACAGAAAATGGAATTCATTAAAGCTGGCGGATCGTATGCAATTGTATTTGGTAAAAAACTTCAGACATTTGCTGCTGACCTTTTAGGAGTAGAAGCTCCTCAGGTTTTTGCTCCGTCAAAAGAAATTTCTAATGAAGGACAAGGACTAACGGCAGTTGAAAAAATATTCAACAGAAATGCCGTGGGTTCTACACCAGGTAAGGTACTACATGCAGGATCAGACGTTCGTGTAAAAGTGAATATCGTAGGTTCTCAGGATACGACAGGTCTTATGACCTCTCAGGAGCTTGAATCTATGGCTGCCACTGTAATTTCTCCAATCGTTGACGGTGCTTACCAATCCGGTTGTCACACCGCTTCAGTATGGGACAAAAAAGCTCAGGCCAACATACCTAAGCTGATGAAATTCATGAACGATTTCGGCTTGATCACTGCCCGTGACCCGAAAGGTGAATATCACGCCATGACAGACGTAATTCACAAAGTTCTTAACGATATTACCGTAGACGAGTGGGCGATCATCATTGGTGGTGACTCGCACACACGAATGTCTAAAGGAGTAGCCTTTGGAGCTGACTCAGGAACCGTTGCCCTTGCATTGGCTACCGGAGAAGCATCCATGCCAATTCCTGAATCTGTAAAAGTAACTTTCAAAGGTGAAATGAAGCCTCACATGGATTTCCGTGATGTAGTTCATGCGACTCAGGCTCAGATGCTGAAGCAATTCGGAGGGGAGAACGTATTCCAGGGAAGAATCATTGAAGTTCACATCGGAACACTTCCTGCTGACCAGGCCTTTACCTTTACAGACTGGACTGCTGAAATGAAGGCTAAAGCTTCTATCAACATTTCTGAAGATAATACCTTGATCGAATCACTGGAAATCGCAAAAGGAAGAATCCAGATCATGATCGATAAAGGAATGGACAACCACAATAAGGTTCTTCAGGGATTAATTGACAAAGCAAACAAGAGAATTGAAGAAATAAGATCCGGTGAAAAACCAGCTCTTACTCCGGATTCTAATGCTAAATATTATGCTGAAGTAGTGGTAGACCTTGATGTAATCGTTGAACCGATGATTGCTGACCCGGATGTAAACAACGACGATGTTTCTAAAAGATATACTCACGATACCATCAGAGACCTTTCGTATTATGGAGGTGAGAAAAAAGTAGATCTTGGGTTCGTTGGATCTTGTATGGTTCACAAAGGAGACCTTAAGATCGTTTCTCAAATGTTGAGAAACCTTGAAAAGCAGCAAGGAAAAGTAGAATTCAATGCTCCACTTGTGGTAGCAGCACCTACGTACAACATCATTGATGAGTTAAAAGCTGAAGGAGACTGGGAATTATTAGAAAAATACTCAGGATTTGAATTCAATGATAATGCTCCGAAGGGAGAAGCCCGTACGGAATACGAAAATGTAATGTATCTTGAGCGTCCGGGATGTAACCTTTGTATGGGTAACCAGGAAAAGGCAGCAAAAGGAGATACGGTATTGGCAACTTCTACCCGTTTATTCCAGGGAAGAGTCGTTGAAGATTCTGAACGTAAAAAAGGTGAATCTTTACTGGCCTCTACTCCGGTTGTTGTTTTATCTGCAATCATTGGTAGAATTCCAAGTATTGAGGAGTACAAGGCAGCAGTTGAAGGTATTGACCTTACTACGTTTGTACCTTCTATCAAAGAATTGACTAGCACACACGCTCACTAA
- a CDS encoding aconitate hydratase, translating to MTFDIDMIKKVYERYPERIAAARQIVGKPLTLSEKILYTHLWEGNATQEYERGNSYVDFAPDRVAMQDATAQMALLQFMQAGKAKVAVPSTAHADHLIQAKVGADKDLQEGINKNSEVFNFLSSVCDKYGIGFWKPGAGIIHQVVLENYAFPGGMMIGTDSHTVNAGGLGMVAIGVGGADAVDVMAGMAWELKMPKLIGVKLTGKMSGWTSAKDVILKVAGILTVKGGTGCIVEYFGEGAESLSATGKGTICNMGAEIGATTSTFGYDDSMRRYLSATGRQDVVDAADKIAEHLTGDAEVYANPEKYFDQLIEINLSELTPHLNGPFTPDLATPVSEFKAKAEANGWPLEVEWALIGSCTNSSYEDLSRAASIVEDAVAKGVKPKAILGINPGSEQVKFTAERDGFLNSFRKFENARIFTNACGPCIGQWDREGAEKGEKNSIIHSFNRNFAKRADGNPNTHAFVASPEMVAAVAISGRLDFNPISDTLTNEAGEQVKLDEPKGYELPAKGFAVDDNGYQAPSADGSNVVVNVSPTSDRLQLLEEFPAWDGKNITGAKVLIKAFGKCTTDHISMAGPWLKYRGHLDNISNNMLIGAVNAYNMETNKVKNELTGEYGEVPAVQRAYKAAGIPTIVVGDQNYGEGSSREHAAMEPRHLGVKAVLVKSFARIHETNLKKQGMLGITFANEADYDKIQEDDTVNFLDLDQFAPGKQLTLEFVHKDGTKDIIMANHTYNDQQIDWFKAGSALNLIKQQEK from the coding sequence ATGACTTTTGATATTGATATGATCAAAAAGGTGTACGAGCGTTACCCTGAAAGAATTGCTGCGGCAAGACAAATTGTTGGAAAACCTCTTACCCTTTCAGAAAAAATCCTTTACACCCACCTTTGGGAAGGAAATGCTACACAGGAATATGAAAGAGGAAACTCTTATGTAGATTTTGCACCGGACAGAGTAGCCATGCAGGATGCCACTGCACAGATGGCACTTTTACAGTTTATGCAGGCAGGAAAAGCTAAAGTAGCCGTTCCTTCAACCGCTCACGCAGACCACCTGATCCAGGCAAAAGTGGGAGCTGATAAAGATTTGCAGGAAGGTATCAACAAAAACTCAGAGGTATTCAACTTCTTAAGTTCTGTATGTGATAAATACGGAATCGGATTCTGGAAACCGGGAGCTGGTATCATTCACCAGGTGGTATTGGAAAACTACGCTTTCCCCGGAGGAATGATGATCGGTACGGACTCGCATACGGTAAATGCCGGAGGACTTGGAATGGTCGCCATCGGTGTAGGTGGTGCTGATGCAGTAGATGTAATGGCCGGAATGGCATGGGAACTTAAAATGCCCAAACTTATCGGGGTTAAATTAACCGGTAAAATGAGCGGATGGACTTCTGCTAAAGATGTAATTCTAAAAGTAGCAGGAATTCTTACCGTAAAAGGAGGTACAGGATGTATCGTAGAGTACTTTGGAGAAGGTGCGGAATCTCTTTCTGCAACAGGTAAAGGTACCATCTGTAACATGGGTGCTGAAATCGGAGCTACCACTTCGACTTTCGGATACGATGACTCAATGAGAAGATATTTATCTGCAACCGGAAGACAGGATGTTGTAGATGCAGCTGATAAAATTGCAGAGCACTTAACAGGTGATGCTGAAGTATATGCCAATCCGGAAAAATATTTCGATCAGTTAATTGAAATCAACCTTTCCGAGTTGACTCCGCACCTGAACGGACCTTTCACTCCGGACCTGGCAACACCTGTTTCTGAATTTAAGGCGAAAGCTGAGGCAAACGGATGGCCACTGGAAGTTGAATGGGCTCTTATCGGGTCTTGTACCAACTCTTCTTATGAAGATTTATCACGAGCTGCTTCTATCGTAGAAGATGCTGTAGCAAAAGGAGTAAAACCGAAAGCCATCTTAGGAATCAATCCAGGTTCTGAGCAGGTGAAATTTACTGCGGAAAGAGACGGGTTCCTGAATTCATTCAGAAAATTTGAAAACGCAAGAATCTTTACCAATGCGTGCGGTCCATGTATCGGACAATGGGACAGAGAAGGTGCAGAAAAAGGAGAGAAAAACTCTATTATCCACTCTTTCAATAGAAACTTCGCAAAAAGAGCTGATGGTAACCCAAATACCCACGCTTTTGTTGCCTCACCGGAAATGGTAGCTGCTGTAGCAATTTCAGGAAGATTAGATTTCAACCCGATTTCAGATACACTTACCAATGAAGCCGGCGAGCAGGTAAAGCTGGACGAACCTAAAGGTTATGAACTTCCTGCTAAAGGTTTTGCCGTAGATGACAACGGATATCAGGCACCATCTGCAGACGGTTCTAATGTTGTGGTGAATGTAAGTCCGACTTCAGACCGACTTCAGTTGTTAGAAGAATTCCCGGCTTGGGATGGTAAAAATATTACCGGGGCTAAGGTGTTGATCAAAGCTTTCGGTAAATGTACTACTGACCACATTTCTATGGCGGGACCTTGGTTGAAATACAGAGGTCACCTTGATAATATTTCAAACAACATGTTGATCGGAGCTGTTAATGCTTACAACATGGAAACAAATAAGGTTAAAAATGAATTAACCGGTGAGTACGGTGAAGTTCCGGCTGTACAAAGAGCTTATAAAGCTGCAGGGATCCCAACCATTGTAGTAGGAGATCAAAACTACGGGGAAGGTTCTTCAAGAGAACATGCAGCTATGGAACCAAGACACCTTGGGGTAAAAGCTGTATTGGTAAAATCATTTGCAAGAATTCACGAAACAAACCTTAAAAAACAAGGAATGTTGGGAATTACTTTTGCCAATGAAGCAGATTATGACAAAATCCAGGAAGATGACACGGTTAATTTCTTAGATCTTGACCAGTTTGCTCCGGGAAAACAATTGACTTTAGAATTCGTTCACAAAGACGGAACTAAAGATATTATCATGGCCAACCATACTTACAACGATCAGCAAATTGATTGGTTCAAAGCTGGTTCTGCCCTGAACCTGATTAAGCAACAGGAAAAATAA
- a CDS encoding TonB-dependent receptor → MHNFTKRSIITSATFISTFYFAQSQSDTISSKKIDDVVILGSRGSGRSLTETPVPVDIINISKILKQSPVNNISQALNYIVPSFSSTSHTVNDGTDFVDPALLRGLGPDQVLVLLNSKRRYQSSLINVTLTPGRGSVGTDLNAIPAFALDKIEVLRDGASAQYGSDAIAGVVNLDLKRRLGLSGQVFLGGYASSVAKNFSGGVDGQTISVDLNYGIKIGKSGFFNITTSAQYRDPYSRAGVREGDIFNAYNAVNYRALQDGVDIDGLYKNITNTSNTQQIINTIKQYATKVNYFSQDFQSQISGANTISSLQGLLNKDFTNQELAYRGLERKDFSLRAGQSKLQSGQLFFNSEVPLNDDWKIYSFGGYSYRLGNAGGFYRLPNNERNINAITPNGYLPQIEATVNDYSLAAGVKGKWNGWNVDLSNTFGKNAFKFGVVNTFNASLTDRSPRNFDAGGSEFSQNTLNLDFSRKYDVLEGLNVAFGGEYRHENYKVNKGKENSYASYDIFGNLVTAGTPENEKVTDFFGNIRPAGAQVFPGFSPDNAVSGNRNSIAAYADLELEVTKGWLVEGALRYENYSDFGSTFNYKLATNVKLAPNLNWRGAISTGFRAPSLAQIYYSSTSTLIQQGKTTQVGTFRNNSDAAQALGIPKLKQETSKSFSTGITFKVPGINLVFTADAYLIKIKDRVVLTDLFFRPSGTFTPGSDQAVLQSAFDLARASAANFFANAVDSETKGLDITISHTSKISSGISLENNLGLNFNKTKRVGEIHASPKLVSQIDNYFSEPNRIYFEEAVPRVKATLSNNLKIAGLNILLRNSFFGKVTDADVIDANFDGVTGSREHFVLNNRLITDLSVGYDFTKNISATIGSNNIFNILPSKSPNISSLTADNQFVYSRQVSQYGIGGRFVFARIEFKF, encoded by the coding sequence ATGCATAACTTTACAAAAAGAAGTATCATCACTTCTGCAACATTTATTTCGACATTCTATTTTGCGCAATCACAATCAGATACCATTTCTTCTAAAAAGATTGATGATGTTGTCATACTTGGATCAAGAGGATCCGGAAGATCATTAACTGAGACACCGGTTCCTGTAGACATTATTAACATTTCAAAAATTTTAAAACAAAGTCCTGTTAACAATATCAGTCAGGCTTTAAATTATATTGTCCCTTCATTTTCGTCCACATCACATACAGTAAATGACGGAACAGATTTTGTTGATCCTGCCTTGTTAAGAGGACTAGGTCCGGATCAGGTGTTGGTTTTGCTCAATAGTAAAAGGCGTTATCAGTCATCACTGATTAATGTAACTCTAACTCCGGGGAGAGGTTCGGTGGGAACTGACCTTAATGCCATTCCTGCTTTTGCATTGGATAAAATTGAGGTGTTAAGAGACGGAGCTTCAGCTCAATATGGTTCTGATGCTATTGCGGGAGTTGTGAACCTGGATCTGAAAAGAAGATTAGGCCTTTCCGGTCAGGTCTTTTTGGGAGGATACGCTTCATCAGTTGCTAAAAATTTTTCCGGTGGTGTTGACGGACAAACAATTTCTGTGGATCTTAACTATGGGATTAAAATTGGAAAATCTGGATTTTTTAATATTACAACATCTGCACAATACCGTGATCCTTATTCCAGAGCCGGAGTGAGAGAAGGTGATATTTTTAATGCATACAATGCTGTTAATTACAGAGCTTTGCAGGATGGAGTAGATATTGACGGATTATATAAAAATATTACCAATACCTCCAATACCCAGCAGATCATTAATACGATTAAACAATATGCGACAAAAGTTAATTATTTTTCACAGGATTTCCAATCTCAGATTTCCGGTGCCAATACTATTTCCAGTCTGCAAGGGTTGTTGAATAAAGATTTTACAAATCAGGAACTTGCGTACAGAGGGCTTGAAAGAAAAGATTTCAGCCTTAGAGCAGGGCAGTCCAAATTACAGTCTGGCCAGCTTTTTTTCAACTCAGAGGTACCATTGAATGATGACTGGAAAATATATTCTTTCGGAGGATACAGCTACAGATTGGGAAATGCAGGCGGCTTTTACAGGCTTCCTAATAATGAAAGGAATATCAATGCAATAACTCCTAACGGATATTTGCCGCAGATTGAAGCAACTGTGAATGATTATTCTCTTGCTGCCGGAGTCAAAGGAAAATGGAATGGATGGAACGTTGACTTAAGTAATACGTTCGGAAAAAATGCTTTTAAATTTGGTGTTGTCAATACCTTCAATGCATCTCTTACAGATCGTTCACCAAGAAATTTTGACGCCGGTGGCTCCGAATTTTCCCAGAATACCCTTAACCTGGATTTTTCAAGAAAATATGATGTTTTAGAAGGTTTAAATGTGGCATTTGGAGGAGAATACAGGCATGAAAACTATAAAGTGAATAAGGGAAAGGAGAATTCATATGCTTCCTATGATATTTTTGGGAATCTTGTGACGGCCGGGACTCCTGAAAATGAAAAAGTAACAGATTTTTTTGGAAATATAAGGCCGGCAGGAGCACAGGTTTTTCCTGGTTTTAGTCCTGATAATGCTGTTTCAGGAAACAGAAACAGTATCGCGGCCTATGCTGATCTTGAGCTTGAAGTAACGAAAGGATGGTTGGTAGAAGGTGCTTTGCGTTACGAAAATTATTCTGATTTTGGTTCTACCTTTAATTATAAATTGGCAACAAACGTGAAACTGGCACCTAATCTTAACTGGAGAGGAGCTATTTCTACAGGGTTCAGGGCTCCGTCATTAGCTCAGATTTACTATAGCTCTACATCTACATTAATCCAACAGGGAAAAACAACACAGGTAGGAACCTTTAGAAATAACTCAGACGCTGCCCAGGCGCTCGGTATTCCGAAATTAAAACAGGAAACATCAAAATCTTTCAGTACGGGAATTACCTTTAAAGTTCCTGGAATTAATTTAGTGTTTACCGCTGATGCATATCTTATTAAAATTAAAGATAGAGTGGTGCTTACTGATTTGTTTTTCCGACCTTCAGGAACCTTTACACCCGGGTCTGACCAGGCTGTTCTTCAGAGCGCCTTTGACCTGGCAAGGGCAAGTGCTGCGAATTTCTTTGCTAATGCTGTAGATTCGGAAACGAAAGGTTTGGACATTACAATCTCTCACACTTCTAAAATCTCATCCGGAATTTCATTGGAAAATAACTTAGGACTGAATTTTAATAAAACCAAGAGAGTAGGAGAGATTCATGCTTCTCCAAAATTAGTAAGTCAAATTGATAATTACTTTTCAGAGCCTAACAGAATCTACTTTGAAGAAGCTGTTCCCCGGGTGAAAGCTACCCTTTCCAATAATCTGAAGATAGCCGGGCTGAATATTCTACTCAGAAATTCCTTCTTTGGTAAAGTAACTGATGCCGACGTTATTGATGCCAATTTTGATGGAGTAACAGGGAGCAGAGAGCATTTTGTATTGAATAACCGCCTGATTACCGATCTATCAGTTGGATATGACTTTACTAAAAATATTTCAGCAACAATAGGAAGTAATAATATATTCAATATACTCCCTTCAAAGAGCCCCAATATAAGTTCTTTAACTGCTGATAATCAGTTTGTCTACTCCAGACAGGTATCACAATATGGTATTGGAGGAAGATTTGTTTTTGCAAGAATAGAGTTTAAATTCTAA
- a CDS encoding TonB-dependent receptor yields MKKTIFALSLVSSVFVFAQEKSNNQPKEKQIDGVVITKTKKAVEQKADRTIFDFSEQPQLNNGNVLEGIKKLPGLVATDIAGMMYQGKMLEVYLNGRPLNITSNELNSFLESMPANSIERIEVVTQPGAEFPATSGGAIMNIITNKNANKYLSATYSGNYTFTNYNKYRSRTTNSVNLNARNKYFGWQLNVGQNYRESMMNSQQDVLLNSNTDRFARGYFAKSGLTFDLGQDKLLLNYDIYHNNNDNYTASNGLGDIYYKPTDAFREAQFESSDAARSNTLRQEAVVTYQKRFAEKSQKLDFQFGFTKADSKFSQDNFYRKGNFTDNGQAFANPGLNDILNNKSDMRVANFKVDYAQPIKLLDGGKVSAGGLYERQDYNTESKGLTNLEYHRQTASTYLEFQAKLKKFDFTLGARAENYDIYGITRKDSLGTVVQKDLTPFKKFKLFPNASIQYNLMNQVYIAANYNRKINLPSISALNPNNTTFSGPNTQINGNPNLQPTIFDNYELKISAFDYAFIGYSVSSASNQVAQIIRKNGKNLYNEQINISSMKIHNFNIGLPVPFQIFTKSLGEIMKSNFNPDKMNFMYLYAGYQKHDIDNLNNKGFWIFNVMTQLILPKDIKLTANYSYLTPKAGYFYFTAEKPFNNNLDITLTKKFMNNRLTVSVFANDIFNGQVMQVRSNPPLGESVMLRTKYDSRNFGISINYKIPTKNKLAKEDANILNQTKKEDNGGVMQQQGQ; encoded by the coding sequence ATGAAAAAAACTATATTCGCTTTATCACTTGTAAGTTCTGTGTTTGTTTTTGCACAGGAAAAAAGCAATAATCAACCAAAAGAAAAACAAATTGACGGAGTTGTCATCACTAAAACTAAAAAAGCCGTTGAACAAAAAGCTGATCGTACCATTTTCGATTTTTCTGAACAGCCTCAGCTTAATAACGGAAATGTTCTGGAAGGGATTAAAAAACTTCCAGGTCTCGTAGCCACAGATATTGCAGGAATGATGTATCAGGGTAAAATGCTTGAAGTTTATCTCAACGGAAGACCTTTGAACATCACCTCTAATGAACTGAATTCTTTTCTTGAAAGCATGCCTGCCAATTCTATAGAGAGAATTGAAGTGGTAACGCAGCCGGGAGCAGAATTTCCTGCGACATCGGGAGGAGCCATTATGAATATTATTACGAATAAAAATGCTAATAAATATCTAAGCGCAACCTATTCCGGGAATTATACCTTCACCAATTACAATAAGTACAGAAGCAGAACCACCAACTCGGTAAATTTGAATGCCAGAAATAAATATTTCGGATGGCAGCTTAATGTGGGGCAAAATTATCGTGAAAGTATGATGAACAGCCAGCAGGATGTTTTATTAAACAGTAATACAGATCGATTCGCGCGAGGGTATTTTGCAAAATCCGGATTAACTTTCGATCTTGGGCAGGATAAGTTATTATTAAACTATGATATTTACCATAATAATAATGACAACTATACTGCAAGTAACGGGCTTGGAGATATTTATTACAAACCTACCGATGCATTCCGGGAAGCACAATTTGAATCTTCCGATGCTGCAAGAAGTAATACATTGAGACAGGAAGCGGTAGTAACCTATCAAAAGCGTTTTGCCGAGAAGTCCCAAAAACTTGATTTTCAATTTGGGTTTACTAAAGCGGATAGTAAGTTTTCTCAGGATAATTTCTACCGAAAAGGCAACTTTACAGATAATGGTCAGGCATTTGCAAATCCGGGACTTAATGATATTCTCAACAATAAGTCGGATATGAGGGTGGCTAATTTCAAAGTTGATTATGCCCAGCCCATCAAATTGCTGGACGGAGGAAAAGTAAGCGCCGGAGGCTTGTATGAAAGACAGGATTATAATACGGAAAGTAAAGGCCTTACAAACCTTGAATATCACAGACAAACGGCCTCCACTTATCTTGAATTCCAGGCTAAACTGAAAAAGTTTGATTTCACGTTAGGGGCAAGAGCTGAAAATTATGACATTTATGGAATTACCAGAAAGGATAGTTTGGGAACTGTTGTTCAAAAAGATCTGACACCATTTAAGAAGTTTAAACTGTTTCCTAATGCAAGTATTCAGTACAACCTGATGAACCAGGTATATATTGCGGCCAATTATAACAGAAAAATCAATCTGCCGAGTATTTCTGCCCTTAACCCGAATAACACCACATTCTCCGGGCCGAATACACAGATCAACGGTAATCCGAATCTTCAGCCGACCATTTTTGATAATTACGAATTGAAAATTTCGGCTTTTGATTATGCCTTCATCGGATACAGCGTAAGTTCGGCAAGCAATCAGGTAGCACAGATCATCAGAAAAAACGGTAAGAACCTCTACAATGAGCAGATCAACATCTCTTCTATGAAAATTCATAATTTCAATATTGGGCTTCCTGTTCCTTTCCAGATTTTCACGAAGTCGCTGGGTGAGATCATGAAATCAAACTTCAATCCTGACAAAATGAATTTCATGTACCTTTACGCAGGCTACCAGAAGCATGACATCGATAACCTCAACAATAAAGGATTCTGGATTTTCAACGTGATGACACAGCTGATTCTTCCAAAGGACATCAAGCTGACCGCAAATTACAGCTACCTTACTCCCAAAGCAGGATATTTTTACTTTACCGCAGAGAAACCATTCAATAATAATTTAGATATTACCCTGACGAAAAAGTTTATGAACAATCGCCTTACAGTCTCGGTTTTTGCGAATGATATTTTCAATGGCCAGGTAATGCAGGTTCGTTCCAATCCGCCTTTAGGAGAAAGTGTAATGCTTAGGACAAAATATGATTCAAGGAACTTTGGGATTTCCATCAACTATAAAATTCCTACTAAAAACAAGTTGGCTAAAGAGGATGCCAATATCTTAAACCAAACTAAAAAAGAAGATAACGGAGGAGTAATGCAACAGCAGGGGCAATAA